The following is a genomic window from Oscillospiraceae bacterium.
TCCAGCCGACGTTCATCACGCGGCACCCGGTGGAGGTGTCGCCGCTGGCCAAACGCTGCCCCGACGACCCCAGGCTGACCGACCGTTTTGAGCTCTTCATCACGCGGCGGGAGTTTGCCAACGCCTTCTCGGAGCTCAACGACCCGCTGGACCAGCGGGAGCGCTTCGCGCGCCAGGCGGCGCTGCGCGCCGCGGGCGACGAGGAGGCCGGCATGATGGACGAGGACTTTCTCACGGCGCTTGAGTACGGTATGCCGCCGACGGGCGGCTGCGGCGTCGGGATCGACCGCCTGGTCATGCTGCTCACGGACAGCCCCTCGATCAGGGACGTACTGCTCTTCCCCACGATGAAGCCGATCGAATGAGCGCGGGGCGGTGAGGGAGCGCGTCACGAGCCGTGACAACGCGGCGCTGAAACAGATGCGAAAGCTCCAGGGCGCGCGCGCCGACCGGCGCACGGCCGGGCTCTTCCTGTGCGACGGACACACGCTGCTGCGCGAGGCGCTGGCGGTCGGCGTCTCGCCCGTCACCGTGGTCTGTGCCGAGGGGACGGATCTGCCGCCGCTGCCGCCGGACACGCGCGTGCTGGAGGCGCCGGCGCGTCTGTTGCACAGTGTGTCGCCGGCCGTCACGCCGCAGGGCGTGGTGTTTACCTGCCGCCTGCCTCAGACGGCGCCGGCCGCGCCGCCGGTGTCCGGCCGGCACCTGCTGCTGGACCGGGTGCAGGACCCCGGCAACGTCGGTTCGATCCTCCGCAGCGCCGCGGCCTTTGGGGTGGATTCCGTCTTTCTGGGCCCCGGCTGCGCCGACCCGTTTGCCCCTAAGACCGTCCGCGCCGGCATGGGCGCCTGTTTCCGCCAGCGCGTCTGGGAAACGGACGACCCGGCGGC
Proteins encoded in this region:
- a CDS encoding RNA methyltransferase, giving the protein MRERVTSRDNAALKQMRKLQGARADRRTAGLFLCDGHTLLREALAVGVSPVTVVCAEGTDLPPLPPDTRVLEAPARLLHSVSPAVTPQGVVFTCRLPQTAPAAPPVSGRHLLLDRVQDPGNVGSILRSAAAFGVDSVFLGPGCADPFAPKTVRAGMGACFRQRVWETDDPAALLDGVWLPVYAAARRAGAQPLTAAAFPPDMVLLLGNEGTGLSSDLSARADKAVWIPLRPGWDSLGVAAAAAVLLYGWTTGDAQKG